Sequence from the Cucumis sativus cultivar 9930 chromosome 1, Cucumber_9930_V3, whole genome shotgun sequence genome:
aattttagttacatattcttattggttgagtttgattgcatacttccattcatatctttttatcaatcttgttatttaacaaagtttacaaagttctttatttaaatattaaaaatatctaattagttgattttaccttttatttgtcaaaaagtttatttaaaccctattcacccccctctagggttgccataccgatccaacaatgaaacctacaaaattatttaagaaataggGGCAGTTGCCTATAGGCTGATGTTACCTCCTGAAGCCATTATCCACGATGTGTTTCATATTTCTtagttaaaaattaagttgggTAAACAACGAGCTGTCCAACATCATGAACCTATCCTAACGGAAGAGTTTGAGGTGCAATTATGGCCCAAAACTGTtttgggagtttgttggaatcaGAAATTGGGAGGAAATTAATGGTTAATCAAATGGAAGGGGCTGTCGGACAGTGAAGCAACATGGGAATTAGTTTTCCAAATGAACCAACAATTCCCTAActttcaccttgaggacaaggtgaaccTGGAGCTGAGGGGTATTGTAAGGCCCCCTATCGTCCATACATACAAAAGGAGGGACAAAAACGTAAAAGCTCACGTAGCAAAAGATCAAGGAATGTTAGGAAAAGAACGTGAGAGTGGCGCCCACATGGAGGAGTGAGAGATGAGCTATAAATAGGGTCTTATCGGGATTGGGAGCTAGGTTAATATTTGTCATCATTTTGATAGGAGAGGTTGCTACGGCCTAGGGAGAGGACTAGCTTAACCTAGAGAGGTTTGGTATGTTTGTTATCGTCATTGTTCGTTATTTATATATCTCTTCTACTGTATCTTTTGGCatttatacataaataaagattaTCAGTGTACTGTCTTTGTTTTGCCAATTGGTTGGgcatttagtattttatttgtagaGTCTCTGCAAACACATGTTGCTAGTATTTCTTAAACCATAATAACCAACATGTTGACAACAACACACCCTCCTCCTTCTTTCATTAGTAGGTCAAGACATATCTATAAACACATACAGTTAACCAATTTAAACAAGAAAGAATATGCATATATGtacaaaacacaaatatatataagagaaaaaatgcAGTAAACAAACAACACAACGCATAGATTAACAACTAACCCATAAATAGAAACAAACCATAACAAACATGTcagtaaaaattgaattacGTACTAGTTTGTGCAAAAGGTACTCTGATTTCAAACAAGTTGTCTCATCCTGTAAACCCTAGTTAGTGTTCCAAAGTGTgcattgaaaattaattatgtagtgtatgttaattaattatcgtTTTCGTTTGGAGTCGCATTTAGCATTTAAGCTTATTGATACTGAGCAGGATCCCAATTTTGTAGTGCACACTAGAACGAACACACCAGTGAAACGACTTCATCGTTTTTGTTACCGTTACCATTTGGGTTACCAATTTTGATAttgttcatttaaaatatgtaaactTCTTACTGATTGTAAgaccctttttttctttattttagtATAGGAAGTAACATTCAACTAAGTATTAAGGGAGTTGGTGTTCGAATAAATCAACGGAAAAGATTAAgtgataaaatcttttataattaagaaGTTAATTCGCGaggaaattttgagaaaataaggGTTTGCAGTATAATTTATAAGTCTAAAagctctaaaaaaaatataagttatGAAGTTTTGACTAAAACGACTAGACATTTAGGTAGTCTTCGCGATAAGAACCAAGAGTTTTGCGATGAAGTAATCCGCGAGGAAGCCTTGAAGTTTAAGTTCGCGATAAGTGTTCTAAgcgagtaaaagttggttaaTTCGCGAGGAAAGTTTCTTGTAGTAAAAACATAACCACATGATAAGGTTATCTGCGAAGAGTGTTAAGtggttaaaattatttgcGATGTGGTGTTAGACAAAAAGTAAAGTCTagcaaagaaaatatcaaatctaatTTGATAGGAGGTTAACGTATAAGATTAAGAAGTCAAAGCATGCTTGTGTTGAGTATTAAATAAGTAGAAGCTGGCAAACTGAGAAGAAATCTGATGTTTTGCTTGGCTGagaagaagcaaaacaaaatgttaacTAAGGTAATTTGTTCCACGAGAAAGCTTcatgagaagagaagaaagatgaatatttttgttaaagtgtGGTGAatgattttcttcttaaaagttcttttattctactttactattttgaaagatgatttcaaatgaaaagtgtttcaaaaatagattTCTATAAAAAGTTTGTGTTCAAGcataatttataatgttaaagcttgattACGATTTTAGTGCtataaaatggttttcaaaataCTAGTTGATTTCTTAAAATGATGCTgctaacttttataaaaaacttGGCAGCCTAGTAATgaataatatgtatatttctcaaatattgttaatatagTAGGCAAACGcgaggtaatgagaccaaatATAGAGAACGAAAAATgatgaaagagaagaaagacaaatatagaaagaaaaaaaatcacaaaacagagaaaaaaacatgaaaatgaagacaaacctgaaataatttttaaaaatacagcTCCATGGgccttttgattttgttacacacaataagtattttttataaaaattagcCTTGCATAATACATAAGagtcttttcaaaaatagaaaaaattgacaaactatttatacttcataaaacaaaaccactataatacaaaatttattacacttcatttttcatttttcatttttctattaatcattttttcatttttctattaatcatttttctattaatgtAAATTGATCAAATCTTCTACTTTTAACAATTTcctttctataaatttatcaaatcttttatttttttttaacaatttcctTACTACTAAGTTGAATTTATAACATGacattatatttctaaatgttttatacgtatttaatataattttactttttaaaatgtaacatTCAATGGATAAATacaatgaaaacataaaaatattgttctaaaaaattacACCGTTTGGATCATAGAATCAAAaactagttttaaaaaattgtttgctAAACACACATAAAaacatcaaatctaaaaaactaaaacaaaatccacactctctattttttaaagtaagtGGTTTTTCTTGTAAAGGAGACTCTGaccaaaagttcaaaaacaaaaataagtttttaaaatcaattaagtTTTCGAATCTAACTTTTTAAGAAAGTAAGTCAAGAAGTAAGAATTTCCCGACATTAATGTAAATGGTATTGGTAGTGTCTACACACGTTTAGTAGCCATTATTTTTCTGTAATCACTACACCCGAAATCATTTCTTCAAGGAGCAAATAGTTAAGTAGGAATATCACAACAGATAATTTAAACTATCGCCGATGATTATGTCAAGAATTATTTCTCTGCTGAATCAAATTGAATGGGCTTGTTGCTGTGATCCACTGAAATTATAACCATTATGCGTTAACCATTTAagctaaaaaagaaaaaggctaTGCTTATGTTCGTAAAAActcaaaagtttgaaaattatggaAATACATATTAGCTTTCTACAATGTAATGGAAACGGAgtattcttctttctttttttagaaacgATAGAAAAAGAGTATTTACTGAATATCCTTGAAGAGAATGTGAAATTGAAATCCAATAAAACCAAGTCTTTGTCACAGTGTATGTCTCATCCTGTCACTGTCTCAGGGTTAATTTTCCATGAAAGTAAACAGAAATAAGGCCAAAAAACCTTTTTCAAGGAGAAACATCAAATATTCATTAACCAAGATCCATACGCATCTcaatttttggtttattttgtaGAGGAAAGGAGAAAGCTGACCTCCCATGCTTCAGATGCTAGTGATATGAAAATGACTTCATTGGTTAACTCAATCATGGACTTCTTCTGGCTTCTTTTTAGATTTGAGATACCATCCGAGAGCACCAAGAATAGTTACAGTTCCAGCTACGACAGCATAATTGCGCTGTTTGTCAGTCGATATTTTCTCTGTTGATGATGCTCCTGATGCTGAGGCTGAGCTGCTGCTTGGAACGGAATCAGCTACTGACTCTCCTAGCTTTTCTTCTGGTTTAGGTCCCTAGAAATATAATGCATTTGTAGCCCAAAGAAGATAAGAATATTCAGCTcactcaaaaaaagaaaactatattaCAATTTAACAATAGACCTAGATACGTGATACAAGTTACGgctatcaattttattaatcaacaTATATCATGGTAAGTTTTGAGAGCATTCCCTCTTTCTCAATATCTCCTAAGAGAACTCAACAGAAAACACAGCCAATGATACCTCCAACTAAAAATGCTCACCCCTTAAATCACAAAAACTCTTCCCAACTAAATTCTACAAACAGGAAATAATGCAATATAAATGAACCTCACAATCCCTACATAAACCTCATTACATTCCTCGATTCTTCTTCATGCACCTACAATAGTAAACCTAAAAGATTTGGGGCCATCAATACTCAGCccctcaaaacaaaaacatgtaatttaattacttCAATAAAACGAAGTTGTTTTACAATTATCAAGAGAACTGTAAAAGTTTACTATGTGAAATGCTAGATTGTCCAAGATCCGGAGATCCCATAATTTCAAACTCTAGATTCTCAAATGAAAGTTTTAAGAAACTACAAGCATACCTTGCGGGCAAGCTTCTCCAGTTTTTCTTGTTCAGTTTTCTGCAAAAATTCAACACAAAGAAATATGGATAGAAATAAGGTAAAAAGACCACATAAGCAGGCAGGTGGTAACCGAGTAATGTTCACTCATATGCAGAGAAATAACTAAACTCTTGGCATTGATAAATCCCCAAGACTTAGCACTTTGATGCTTCAACTTGGAGTCTTAGACAAATGTTCCACATGAAAAGAAGAATCTATTACTATTATACTCTACCTGCAAAAGgcctagaaaaagaaagtgcaACTACCTGGAGAAAGCCTTTAATTATACTCTAGTAATTAATGAAGAACTGCACTAAGAAGAACTGAAGAAGCTTAGATTACAAAGTCATGGGTCTCTATGGCAATATATCAAGAAACCAACCCTCTACTTCAAATAAGACCATCATACCGACAATAAAATGGGATGTTCGAGAAATATAAAGGATTGTAGACTTGTTAGTTTGCctgttttattaaattgtagATTAGCGAAAAACAGACTCTAAAGCTGTATATTTATAGGCATTTAAGAACAAGCTGAAACAACCTAACTAACAAACTAACAggaaacataataaataactAACGCAAGACCTACACTAGCGGGTAAACAAAAATGGCcacaaaaaca
This genomic interval carries:
- the LOC101207164 gene encoding uncharacterized protein At2g27730, mitochondrial; the encoded protein is MAAARTAARIFSRRFSSGGKILSEEEKAAENIYIKKTEQEKLEKLARKGPKPEEKLGESVADSVPSSSSASASGASSTEKISTDKQRNYAVVAGTVTILGALGWYLKSKKKPEEVHD